The Tissierella sp. genome has a segment encoding these proteins:
- a CDS encoding DNA polymerase IV: MDIDKFNQDKELNIIHLDMDAFYASVEEQDNPTLKGLPVIVGGLSNHGIVTTANYEARKYGIHSAMPIFMAKKRCPKGCYIYPRMKRYQSVSQQIFDILYEFTDLVEKVSIDEAYLDISKTNIEPLKLVMKIKEKVALNTGLTMSIGISYNKFLAKLASEWNKPSGIKIITKDMVPDILLPLPVRKVHGIGPKSNNRLNGIGIYTVEDLLGLSEEFLMEMFGKSGVEIYSRIRGIDHRKVDTTRERKSLGVERTFDESTKDKYVLKKYLEKFSEELSTDLKNRGIQGRTIILKIKDENFTTQTRSKTLNEYINDFTQIFNISLELLEEIETNNKIRLIGITASNLMDSELEQLSLFD; this comes from the coding sequence ATGGATATAGATAAATTTAATCAAGATAAGGAATTGAATATTATACATTTAGATATGGATGCATTTTATGCATCTGTTGAAGAACAGGACAATCCTACACTTAAAGGGTTGCCCGTTATAGTAGGTGGTTTAAGTAATCATGGTATTGTGACTACTGCCAATTACGAAGCTAGAAAATATGGAATTCACTCTGCTATGCCTATATTTATGGCAAAAAAGAGATGTCCAAAGGGTTGCTATATATATCCTAGAATGAAAAGATATCAGTCAGTCTCCCAGCAGATATTTGATATTTTATATGAATTTACAGACTTAGTAGAGAAGGTGTCTATTGATGAGGCGTATTTGGATATTTCCAAGACAAATATAGAACCTTTGAAACTAGTCATGAAGATCAAAGAAAAAGTAGCGTTAAATACAGGTTTAACCATGTCTATAGGAATTTCATATAATAAATTTTTAGCAAAGCTTGCGTCAGAATGGAATAAACCCAGTGGTATAAAGATTATAACTAAAGATATGGTACCTGATATATTACTTCCACTTCCAGTTAGAAAAGTACATGGAATAGGTCCCAAATCTAATAATAGGTTAAATGGTATAGGGATTTATACAGTTGAAGATTTATTAGGATTATCAGAAGAGTTTCTTATGGAGATGTTTGGCAAGTCTGGTGTGGAGATATATAGTAGAATTCGTGGTATAGATCATAGAAAAGTAGATACTACTAGAGAGAGAAAATCCTTGGGGGTTGAGCGTACATTTGATGAATCTACAAAGGATAAATATGTCTTGAAAAAGTATTTAGAAAAGTTCTCTGAGGAATTATCAACTGACTTAAAGAATAGAGGTATACAGGGTAGAACTATTATTTTAAAAATAAAAGATGAAAATTTTACGACTCAAACTAGGAGTAAAACCCTAAATGAGTACATCAACGATTTTACTCAAATTTTTAATATATCTTTGGAACTATTAGAGGAAATTGAAACAAATAATAAGATTAGACTAATTGGTATAACAGCTTCAAATCTTATGGACTCCGAGTTAGAACAGCTTTCTTTATTTGATTAG